Proteins encoded by one window of Polaribacter haliotis:
- a CDS encoding fumarylacetoacetate hydrolase family protein yields the protein MKLIRFGTEGNEKAGLQLENKRIDVSAFGEDYNERFFETDGLNRLKNWLKTNESNCPTIDDSVRLGSPIARPSKLVCVGLNYAEHAEEAGMKVPNEPVLFFKSTTAIVGPNDDVTIPKNSLKTDWEVELAIVIGKKASYVNLEDAEDYIAGYVLHNDVSERAFQIEKEGQWCKGKGCDTFAPLGPFLATKEEIKDPNNLHLWLEVNGERLQDSSTSDFIFNVQEVVSYISQYMTLLPGDVISTGTPFGVGLGFNPPKYLKAGDVMRLGIEGLGISEQKAVAYK from the coding sequence ATGAAACTCATAAGATTCGGAACAGAAGGAAATGAAAAAGCAGGACTTCAATTAGAAAACAAAAGAATAGATGTTAGCGCTTTTGGTGAAGATTATAACGAACGATTTTTCGAAACTGACGGATTAAACCGTTTAAAAAATTGGTTGAAAACAAACGAATCTAATTGTCCAACGATTGATGATTCTGTAAGATTAGGTTCGCCAATTGCAAGACCATCGAAATTAGTTTGTGTAGGTTTAAACTATGCAGAACACGCAGAAGAAGCAGGTATGAAAGTACCTAATGAACCAGTATTATTCTTTAAATCTACAACTGCGATTGTGGGCCCTAATGACGATGTTACAATTCCTAAAAACAGTTTAAAAACCGACTGGGAAGTAGAATTAGCCATCGTAATTGGTAAAAAAGCATCGTATGTAAACTTAGAAGATGCAGAAGATTATATCGCTGGTTATGTGTTGCATAATGATGTTTCTGAACGTGCTTTTCAAATTGAAAAAGAAGGTCAATGGTGTAAAGGAAAAGGTTGTGATACATTCGCGCCTCTTGGACCTTTTTTAGCAACAAAAGAAGAAATTAAAGACCCAAATAATTTACACTTATGGTTGGAAGTTAATGGCGAACGTTTGCAAGATTCATCAACATCCGATTTTATTTTTAACGTACAAGAAGTAGTTTCTTATATCAGCCAGTATATGACATTGTTACCTGGAGATGTTATTTCAACTGGAACACCATTTGGAGTAGGTTTAGGTTTCAATCCACCAAAATATTTAAAAGCTGGTGATGTAATGCGTTTGGGAATTGAAGGTTTAGGAATTTCAGAACAAAAAGCAGTAGCTTACAAATAA
- a CDS encoding sulfatase, which yields MKHKIILLLVAFFAVKSINAQNTDKTKPNVLLICIDDLRNNLGVYGDEQAITPNIDALAKNGVTFRNHQVQYAVCGPSRAALATGLMPEETGVIGFKPIRKKLTDVIFLPQHFKNNGYTTAAAGKIHDPRTVGDPKSKSKDGDDAASWTIPYLAPKGGHHPKGVALDFQDLPDEEYVDGIIRVEGVKLLEQVAKKDAPFFMAIGFKKPHEPFIAPKKYWDLYNNTNFKVAANQNAPIGREDLKTYVPHGKDVKQNMNAETGRINEDFQLKLKQGYYACTSFVDAQIGLVIEKLEKLGVADNTIIVLWGDHGLFLGEHGRWNKHSNLEVASSSPLIIIDPRNKKAKGETFSAASTVDIYPTLCELAGLEIPEQPKNAKKSTGRAIKGRSLVPILNDTNAQVKIGAITVYRGQRGLGYGYRIKGKYRYVEWVNKKIGETFYELYDYEQDPNETRNLAVTEREAYAPLLHKFSRNIRSFGEADGCLALLKTKPFELKDKSRILVRDADGDGIPDDKESNKDSNGNGILDYLDAEK from the coding sequence ATGAAACATAAAATTATTCTATTACTCGTTGCTTTTTTCGCTGTAAAGTCAATAAATGCACAAAACACAGACAAAACAAAACCAAATGTACTTTTAATTTGTATTGACGATTTAAGAAATAATTTAGGTGTTTATGGAGATGAACAAGCCATTACTCCTAATATAGATGCGTTAGCAAAAAACGGTGTAACTTTTAGAAATCATCAAGTGCAATATGCAGTTTGTGGACCATCAAGAGCTGCTTTAGCAACAGGTTTAATGCCAGAAGAAACAGGTGTTATTGGTTTTAAACCCATCAGAAAAAAATTGACAGATGTTATTTTTTTACCTCAACATTTTAAAAATAATGGGTATACAACTGCTGCAGCAGGAAAAATTCACGACCCAAGAACTGTAGGAGATCCAAAAAGTAAAAGTAAAGATGGAGATGATGCTGCCTCTTGGACAATTCCTTATTTAGCGCCAAAAGGTGGACATCATCCAAAAGGTGTTGCACTAGATTTTCAAGATTTACCAGATGAAGAGTATGTAGATGGAATTATTAGAGTCGAAGGCGTAAAATTATTGGAACAAGTGGCAAAAAAAGATGCGCCGTTTTTTATGGCAATCGGCTTTAAAAAACCCCATGAACCTTTTATTGCACCAAAAAAATATTGGGATTTGTATAATAATACGAACTTTAAAGTTGCTGCAAATCAAAATGCTCCAATTGGTAGAGAAGATTTAAAAACGTACGTTCCTCATGGAAAAGATGTAAAACAAAACATGAATGCTGAAACTGGACGTATTAATGAAGATTTTCAATTAAAATTAAAACAAGGGTATTATGCATGTACTTCTTTTGTAGATGCACAAATTGGTTTGGTAATTGAAAAGTTAGAAAAACTAGGAGTTGCAGACAATACAATTATTGTGCTTTGGGGAGATCATGGTTTATTTTTAGGAGAACATGGACGTTGGAATAAACACTCGAATTTAGAAGTAGCTTCTTCTTCTCCATTAATAATTATCGATCCAAGAAATAAAAAAGCAAAAGGAGAAACTTTTTCTGCGGCTTCAACTGTAGATATTTATCCAACTTTGTGTGAATTGGCGGGTTTAGAAATCCCAGAACAACCAAAAAACGCAAAAAAATCAACAGGAAGAGCTATTAAAGGTAGAAGTTTAGTCCCAATCTTAAATGACACAAATGCACAAGTAAAAATTGGTGCAATTACTGTTTATAGAGGTCAACGTGGATTGGGTTATGGTTACAGAATAAAAGGAAAATATAGGTATGTAGAGTGGGTTAATAAAAAAATTGGAGAAACTTTTTACGAGTTATATGATTATGAACAAGACCCGAATGAAACAAGAAATTTGGCAGTTACAGAAAGAGAAGCGTATGCTCCTTTATTACATAAATTCTCAAGAAATATAAGAAGTTTTGGCGAAGCAGATGGTTGCTTGGCATTATTAAAAACAAAACCTTTTGAGCTAAAAGATAAAAGTAGAATTTTAGTGAGAGATGCAGATGGAGATGGAATTCCAGATGATAAAGAAAGTAATAAAGATTCTAACGGAAATGGAATTTTGGATTATTTAGATGCCGAAAAATAG
- a CDS encoding AraC family transcriptional regulator — translation MKLHLLDRSTNNTAISVRINSYPNFLKIWHYHPELELVTILKSKGTRFIGDSIKKFQPKDVVLIGKNLPHMWLNDANYFEENSKLKAEAISVHFKENFLGDSFLDLPEMKSISQLFEKAKQGIYFKNVPKKLRQDIKALTTSSDFYKTHQFIDILHKLSNHKSYKLLASSGYINSLQKEDSTLSNQVIGYIFKNFNQEISLSSVAQIANMNTAAFSRSFKRVHRKTFSKYVNEIRIGYACKLLQENELNIATIGYESGFNNLSNFNRQFKKIKNISPSSYLKKHTNHTK, via the coding sequence ATGAAACTACATTTATTAGATAGAAGCACCAATAACACAGCAATTTCTGTAAGAATTAATAGTTATCCTAATTTTTTAAAAATTTGGCACTATCATCCTGAATTAGAATTAGTAACGATTTTAAAAAGTAAAGGTACGCGTTTTATTGGGGATAGTATTAAGAAATTTCAACCAAAAGATGTGGTTTTAATTGGCAAAAATTTACCTCATATGTGGTTAAATGATGCTAATTATTTTGAAGAAAACAGCAAATTAAAAGCTGAGGCTATTTCAGTTCATTTTAAAGAAAATTTTTTAGGAGATTCTTTCTTAGATTTACCTGAAATGAAATCAATCTCGCAACTATTTGAGAAAGCCAAACAAGGTATTTATTTTAAAAATGTACCTAAAAAATTAAGACAAGATATAAAAGCTTTAACTACTTCATCCGACTTTTACAAAACACATCAATTTATAGATATTTTACACAAGCTTTCTAACCACAAAAGCTATAAACTTCTAGCTAGCTCTGGCTATATTAACTCATTACAGAAAGAAGATTCAACCTTATCAAATCAAGTAATTGGGTATATTTTTAAAAATTTTAATCAAGAAATTAGTTTAAGCAGTGTTGCACAAATTGCAAATATGAATACTGCTGCTTTTAGTAGATCTTTTAAACGTGTACATCGTAAAACGTTTTCGAAATATGTTAACGAAATAAGAATTGGTTATGCTTGTAAATTACTTCAAGAAAATGAATTAAATATTGCTACGATCGGTTATGAAAGTGGATTTAATAATCTATCTAATTTCAACAGACAATTTAAAAAAATAAAGAATATTTCTCCTTCATCTTATTTAAAAAAACATACAAATCATACTAAATAG
- a CDS encoding SDR family NAD(P)-dependent oxidoreductase, whose product MIFSLKGKTAIITGGGSGIGKAISNTFAKQGAHVCILDFNEENGTSTVTEIENNNGTASFYKCDVSNQEQIENIISEITNNHSINILINNAGIAHVGNIENTNSEDLDRLYNVNIKGVYNGIKAVIPHFKKKKSGVIINMASIASSVGISDRFAYSMTKGAVLTMTYSVAKDYVTHGIRCNCISPARVHTPFVDGFIKQNYPDNQAEMFENLSKTQPIGRMGKPEEIANLALYLCSNEASFITGTDFPIDGGFIKLNG is encoded by the coding sequence ATGATATTTAGTTTAAAAGGAAAAACAGCGATTATTACAGGTGGAGGAAGTGGTATTGGAAAAGCAATTTCTAACACATTTGCTAAACAAGGTGCACATGTTTGTATTCTAGATTTTAATGAAGAAAATGGGACTTCAACAGTTACAGAAATTGAAAATAATAATGGAACTGCCAGTTTTTATAAATGTGATGTTTCAAATCAAGAACAAATAGAAAATATTATTTCAGAAATTACGAACAATCATTCCATAAATATTTTAATCAACAATGCAGGAATTGCTCACGTTGGAAATATAGAAAACACAAATTCCGAAGATTTAGATCGTTTATACAATGTAAATATTAAAGGAGTTTATAATGGAATAAAAGCAGTAATTCCTCATTTTAAAAAGAAAAAAAGTGGTGTAATTATTAATATGGCATCCATTGCATCTTCTGTCGGAATTTCTGATCGATTTGCATATTCTATGACGAAAGGAGCTGTATTAACCATGACATATTCTGTCGCAAAAGATTACGTTACTCATGGAATTAGATGCAATTGCATTTCTCCAGCACGTGTTCACACACCATTTGTTGATGGATTTATAAAACAAAATTACCCAGATAATCAAGCAGAAATGTTTGAGAATTTATCTAAAACACAACCTATTGGAAGAATGGGAAAACCAGAAGAAATTGCAAATCTTGCATTGTATTTATGCAGTAATGAAGCTTCTTTTATTACTGGAACAGATTTTCCAATAGATGGCGGATTTATTAAATTAAATGGCTAA
- a CDS encoding T9SS type A sorting domain-containing protein: MKKIYSFTIFLLLVVSSASAQMDLMNAIPSNLATHKAVNDGSWFTASTWDKNEVPTEGAIVYIPKERTVNYQGSSSVHIFAIRVDGVFNCTQTNANQTTKLKFDTFFAIHGSFVKFLANGENDGKIDVEIAPFDIEAYRANSNSIWSTDAKTHFRDNGVVTFKTRTGTGTDRYNTIEEANNGNFSITESAGTTIDDGPGVLGRYNWDPKQLSLGMVTMGQLEIIGQEKLNMVPLSADAKKGNDVIQLAEIPDGWKTNDDIIITSGGNATGSSNGEDQVKIQSISGTSITLTSSLNKNHEGRPSEDLHCYVGNLTRNITFSSPTTTNVHQRGHVMAMHNDTNVQIKNTQFKRLGRTDKSQLLDDFIWNNWLEPKVFISKISPLGQEIAEMRAIPKNEMTNPRGRYSIHLHKLGTVFGAKMAQVTGNVVWDNPGWGITHHDSHANVSENVVYDVTGAGIVSETGSETGTWNNNLVVDIKEGHTTDPYTASLHHDDYLYSGDGLAMKGRAVLCKNNVIANAKRGVAVINMNNSINNLDRLDAEALAKTRGVKYEVDNFPLSKNGYSKEGDGVMPVEASLIMENTIVINSNIGLRSIERDMGVNHESRSIFDKFKVWGANTGFLINYQADYSFKDVYISGKNANNSLGIDMWKHSHNQTFENITLEDLKNGIQVSKVVLSNSQGPKTRNNGFTPWLFVNLKTKNVGEFYELTVDNPSENASFNYEQHADNAIHLNTDEISSRPTTFTVIDDSTLEIDYNVTGDDALKFEVDGIITDDFGSYNMGIQQALAQGDLRYGYPKRIYQFASKAKFEEYLSVNGVFKDEENNDELYFIINESLPNRRTFKYTTFPVRVRIKNAPNSGVFASATVEPASALAPKNQIISRFATVSQSSTRSNLSYTDGTHNTVSITLGPEKAIDGNNNGRINAQYYQRDLLPVGSFSQTKNESEPYYDLDFGELKTIDYFDIWNTVELNGSGIETLSKEFKNFTVFIADTPFTGTTFKQSEDNADYAFEKNGTPTRKFSGNNLNAKGRYMRIHSSSDGNSKLKFAEIEVIGRTFDNTLSVDKEEELLVNFYPNPTKNSVNIKFNSIQTNIKVELINLLGQRISSKEYSDTENVNFTIKGAKGVYFVTIKGDNNLNMTKKIIKN; this comes from the coding sequence ATGAAAAAAATTTACTCTTTTACAATATTTCTATTATTAGTTGTTTCTTCAGCATCGGCTCAAATGGATTTGATGAATGCAATACCATCTAATTTAGCAACACACAAAGCTGTTAATGATGGTTCTTGGTTTACAGCATCTACTTGGGATAAAAATGAAGTACCAACAGAAGGCGCAATTGTTTACATTCCTAAAGAAAGAACTGTAAATTATCAAGGTTCTTCTTCTGTGCATATTTTTGCAATTAGAGTTGATGGTGTTTTTAATTGTACACAAACAAATGCAAATCAAACCACAAAATTAAAATTCGATACTTTTTTTGCAATTCATGGCTCATTCGTTAAGTTTTTAGCAAATGGAGAAAATGATGGTAAAATTGATGTAGAAATTGCTCCTTTTGATATTGAAGCTTATAGAGCAAATAGTAATAGTATTTGGTCTACAGATGCAAAAACGCATTTTAGAGATAATGGAGTGGTAACTTTTAAAACTAGAACTGGTACAGGAACAGATAGGTACAATACTATAGAAGAAGCCAATAATGGTAATTTTAGTATTACAGAAAGTGCTGGAACAACCATAGATGATGGACCTGGAGTTCTTGGACGCTACAATTGGGATCCTAAACAATTAAGTTTAGGTATGGTAACAATGGGGCAATTGGAGATTATTGGGCAAGAAAAATTAAATATGGTACCATTGTCTGCTGATGCAAAAAAAGGAAATGATGTAATTCAATTAGCAGAAATTCCTGATGGTTGGAAAACTAATGACGACATTATAATTACAAGTGGTGGTAATGCAACAGGTTCTAGTAATGGAGAAGATCAAGTAAAGATTCAGTCTATTTCTGGAACTTCAATAACATTAACATCTAGTTTAAATAAAAATCATGAAGGCAGACCTTCTGAAGACTTACACTGTTACGTTGGTAATTTAACACGTAACATTACTTTTAGTTCTCCAACAACAACCAATGTACATCAAAGAGGTCATGTAATGGCGATGCATAATGATACGAATGTGCAAATAAAAAATACGCAATTTAAAAGATTAGGAAGAACAGATAAATCACAATTATTAGACGATTTTATCTGGAATAATTGGTTAGAACCTAAGGTTTTCATTTCTAAAATTTCTCCATTAGGACAAGAAATTGCAGAGATGAGAGCAATTCCTAAAAACGAAATGACAAACCCAAGAGGTCGTTATTCGATTCATTTACACAAATTAGGAACTGTTTTTGGTGCAAAAATGGCACAAGTTACAGGAAATGTGGTTTGGGATAATCCAGGTTGGGGAATTACACATCACGATTCTCATGCCAATGTTTCAGAAAATGTTGTGTACGATGTTACTGGTGCAGGAATTGTTTCTGAAACTGGAAGTGAAACAGGAACTTGGAACAATAATTTGGTTGTAGATATTAAAGAAGGTCATACTACAGACCCTTATACAGCTTCCTTACATCATGATGATTACTTATATTCTGGAGATGGTTTAGCTATGAAAGGACGTGCAGTTTTGTGTAAAAACAACGTAATTGCAAATGCTAAAAGAGGCGTTGCAGTTATTAATATGAATAATTCTATTAATAATTTAGACAGGTTAGATGCTGAAGCATTGGCCAAAACAAGAGGAGTTAAATATGAAGTGGATAATTTTCCGTTAAGTAAAAACGGTTATAGTAAAGAAGGAGATGGAGTTATGCCTGTAGAAGCATCTTTAATAATGGAAAACACGATTGTAATAAATTCTAATATTGGTTTACGTTCTATTGAAAGAGATATGGGTGTAAATCACGAATCGCGTTCTATTTTTGATAAATTTAAAGTCTGGGGAGCCAACACTGGTTTTCTAATTAATTATCAAGCAGATTATTCTTTTAAAGATGTTTATATTTCTGGAAAAAATGCAAATAATTCTTTGGGAATTGATATGTGGAAACACTCACACAATCAGACTTTTGAAAACATTACGTTAGAAGATTTAAAAAACGGAATTCAAGTTTCGAAAGTAGTTTTAAGTAACTCTCAAGGACCAAAAACAAGAAATAATGGTTTTACACCTTGGCTTTTTGTAAACTTAAAAACAAAAAATGTTGGTGAGTTTTATGAGCTTACAGTAGATAATCCATCAGAAAATGCAAGTTTTAATTATGAACAACATGCAGATAACGCCATTCATTTAAATACAGATGAAATTTCTTCGAGACCTACAACTTTTACAGTTATAGACGATTCTACTTTAGAAATTGATTACAATGTAACTGGCGATGATGCTTTAAAATTTGAAGTTGATGGAATTATAACAGACGACTTTGGAAGTTATAACATGGGAATTCAACAAGCATTAGCACAAGGAGATTTAAGATATGGTTATCCAAAAAGAATTTATCAATTTGCATCAAAAGCAAAATTTGAAGAATATCTTTCTGTAAATGGAGTTTTTAAAGATGAAGAAAATAATGATGAGTTATACTTTATCATTAATGAAAGTTTACCAAATAGACGTACTTTTAAATACACGACTTTCCCTGTAAGAGTAAGAATTAAAAACGCGCCAAATTCTGGAGTTTTTGCAAGTGCAACAGTAGAACCTGCAAGTGCATTGGCTCCAAAAAACCAAATTATTTCGAGATTTGCAACAGTTTCTCAAAGTTCTACAAGAAGTAATTTAAGTTATACAGATGGTACACATAATACTGTAAGTATTACTTTAGGCCCAGAAAAAGCAATAGATGGTAACAACAATGGTAGAATAAATGCACAATATTACCAAAGAGACTTATTGCCTGTTGGTAGTTTCTCTCAAACTAAAAATGAATCTGAACCTTATTACGATTTAGATTTTGGCGAATTAAAAACAATCGATTATTTCGATATTTGGAACACAGTAGAATTGAATGGTTCAGGTATTGAAACGCTTTCAAAAGAATTTAAAAATTTTACGGTTTTTATTGCAGATACTCCTTTTACAGGAACAACATTTAAACAATCTGAAGATAATGCAGATTACGCTTTTGAAAAAAACGGAACTCCAACAAGAAAATTTTCTGGAAATAACTTAAATGCAAAAGGAAGATATATGAGAATTCATTCTTCTAGCGATGGTAATAGTAAATTAAAGTTTGCAGAAATTGAAGTTATTGGAAGAACTTTTGATAATACGTTGTCTGTTGATAAAGAAGAGGAATTATTAGTTAATTTCTATCCAAATCCAACAAAAAATTCTGTAAATATTAAGTTTAATTCAATTCAAACAAATATTAAAGTTGAATTGATAAACTTATTGGGACAGAGAATCTCGTCTAAAGAATATTCAGATACAGAAAATGTAAACTTTACTATTAAAGGTGCAAAAGGAGTTTATTTTGTTACCATTAAAGGTGATAATAACTTGAATATGACCAAGAAGATTATAAAGAATTAA
- a CDS encoding L-fuconate dehydratase, with translation MKQSITITKVVTKDVRFPTSDSLDGSDAMNPDPDYSAAYVILETNHPELEGHGLTFTIGRGNELCVAAIESLSHLIIGKTLESFTKNMGDFWKMITGDSQLRWLGPEKGVIHLATGAVVNAVWDLYAKAAKKPLWKLIADMSPEEFVKCVDFTYITDAITPKEALEILQKNETTKQERINNLLENGYPAYTTSAGWLGYSDDKMRRLCQEAKAEGFKHMKIKVGSDLKDDMRRAQIIREEIGDDLQLMMDANQKWDVDEAIENMASLKKFNPYWIEEPTSPDDILGHAKIAKAVAPIKVATGEHCQNRVMFKQLIMADALQICQIDSCRVGGVNEILAIILMAAKYKVPVCPHAGGVGLCEYVQHLSMIDYICVSATTDDRIIEYVDHLHEHFFEPVVIKNGAYMPPKQPGYSITMKPESLKTYSFPNGEVWAKKLQLQ, from the coding sequence ATGAAACAATCGATTACCATAACTAAAGTAGTAACAAAAGATGTACGTTTTCCAACTAGTGATTCGTTGGATGGTTCAGATGCAATGAACCCAGACCCAGATTATTCTGCTGCTTACGTGATTCTAGAAACAAATCATCCAGAATTAGAAGGTCATGGATTAACATTTACAATTGGTCGTGGAAACGAATTATGTGTTGCTGCAATTGAATCTTTATCTCATTTAATCATTGGAAAAACTTTGGAATCTTTCACCAAAAATATGGGTGATTTTTGGAAAATGATTACAGGCGATAGCCAATTACGTTGGTTAGGTCCAGAAAAAGGAGTGATTCATTTAGCAACAGGAGCTGTTGTAAATGCAGTTTGGGATTTATATGCAAAAGCAGCAAAAAAACCTCTTTGGAAATTAATTGCAGACATGTCTCCAGAAGAATTTGTAAAATGTGTTGACTTTACTTACATCACAGATGCAATTACACCAAAAGAAGCGTTGGAAATTCTTCAAAAGAATGAAACTACAAAGCAAGAACGCATCAATAATTTATTAGAAAATGGTTACCCTGCTTATACCACATCTGCTGGTTGGTTGGGTTATAGTGACGATAAAATGCGAAGACTTTGCCAAGAAGCAAAAGCGGAAGGTTTTAAACATATGAAAATAAAAGTCGGTTCCGATTTAAAAGATGATATGCGTCGTGCGCAAATTATTCGCGAAGAAATTGGAGACGATTTACAGTTAATGATGGATGCTAACCAGAAATGGGATGTAGATGAAGCAATAGAAAATATGGCTTCATTGAAAAAATTTAATCCTTATTGGATTGAAGAACCTACAAGTCCAGATGATATTTTAGGACATGCAAAAATTGCAAAAGCAGTTGCCCCAATTAAAGTAGCAACTGGCGAGCATTGTCAAAATCGTGTAATGTTCAAGCAATTAATTATGGCAGACGCTTTACAAATTTGCCAGATTGATAGCTGTAGAGTTGGTGGCGTAAATGAAATTTTAGCGATTATTTTAATGGCTGCAAAATATAAAGTTCCTGTTTGTCCACATGCTGGAGGAGTTGGTTTGTGCGAATATGTACAACATTTATCTATGATAGATTATATCTGCGTAAGTGCAACAACAGACGATAGAATTATTGAATATGTAGATCATTTACACGAACATTTCTTCGAACCAGTTGTAATTAAAAATGGTGCTTACATGCCACCAAAACAACCTGGTTACAGTATTACAATGAAACCAGAATCTTTAAAAACTTATAGTTTTCCAAATGGAGAAGTATGGGCAAAAAAACTTCAATTACAATAA
- a CDS encoding sulfatase: protein MKFRFLIQIGFLILIVSCKKNALNTEISKPNILLLYMDDLRPQLASFGASQIISPNIDALAKKGIQFTNAYCNVPVCGASRASMLTGMLPTKNRFLNYDTFVEKETPNAITLPQLFKNNGYTTISNGKIYHHLDDRANDWNEVWRPYAFDKNDKNLAPTDYWQSLWKDYQNEKNIAEYKETNTGPAYESAQVNDSIYIDGLVTEKVIRDLKKLKNSDKPFFLTAGFIAPHLPFNAPKKYWDLYDRNTIKQPENYNYIPKNAPEISISTWGEMRMYSHIPKTGQVSDSIAINLIHGYYATISYTDALIGRILSELKTQNLEKNTIVILVSDHGYNLQEHTQWAKFTNYNTSTQVPLIVYNPFSKIQGKTKALTELVDLYPTLAELCNIEVPKNQLDGKSLIFNLEDLSKKGKETIFIKKGNGFTIKSLNFSYTEFINAEDNSTITTMLYDHKIDKSENENVVNNPKYAETVAHLKSVLHTKYLSNIEGK from the coding sequence ATGAAATTTAGATTTTTAATTCAAATTGGTTTTTTAATATTGATAGTATCTTGTAAAAAGAATGCTCTTAATACTGAAATATCAAAACCAAACATTCTACTTTTATATATGGATGATTTACGTCCACAATTAGCAAGTTTTGGAGCATCACAAATAATTTCTCCGAATATTGATGCACTTGCAAAAAAAGGAATTCAATTTACAAATGCGTATTGTAATGTACCAGTTTGTGGTGCTTCTAGAGCAAGTATGTTAACTGGAATGTTGCCGACAAAAAATCGATTTTTAAATTATGATACGTTTGTAGAAAAGGAAACTCCAAATGCAATTACTTTACCTCAACTTTTCAAAAATAATGGGTATACAACAATTTCTAATGGAAAGATTTATCATCATTTAGACGATAGAGCAAATGATTGGAATGAAGTTTGGAGACCTTATGCTTTTGATAAAAACGATAAAAATTTAGCACCAACAGATTATTGGCAATCGCTTTGGAAAGATTATCAAAATGAAAAAAATATTGCAGAATATAAAGAAACAAATACAGGTCCTGCTTATGAAAGTGCACAAGTAAATGATTCTATCTATATTGATGGATTAGTCACAGAAAAAGTAATTAGAGATTTAAAAAAACTAAAGAATTCTGATAAACCTTTCTTTTTAACTGCTGGTTTTATTGCACCACATTTACCATTTAATGCACCAAAGAAATACTGGGATTTGTATGATAGAAACACAATAAAACAGCCAGAAAATTACAATTACATTCCTAAAAATGCTCCAGAAATCTCTATAAGTACTTGGGGAGAAATGCGTATGTATTCTCATATTCCAAAAACGGGACAAGTTTCAGACAGTATTGCAATTAATTTAATTCACGGTTATTATGCTACAATTAGTTATACAGATGCTTTAATCGGACGAATTTTATCAGAATTAAAAACCCAAAATTTAGAAAAAAACACCATTGTTATTTTGGTTTCAGACCATGGTTATAATTTGCAAGAACATACTCAATGGGCGAAATTCACTAATTATAATACGTCAACTCAAGTTCCTTTAATAGTTTACAATCCGTTTTCAAAGATTCAAGGAAAAACAAAAGCGTTGACTGAATTAGTAGATCTATATCCTACTTTGGCGGAGCTTTGTAATATAGAAGTTCCAAAAAATCAGTTGGATGGAAAAAGTTTAATTTTTAATTTAGAAGATCTTTCAAAAAAAGGAAAAGAAACAATTTTCATTAAAAAAGGAAATGGTTTTACAATAAAATCGCTTAACTTTAGCTATACAGAATTTATAAATGCTGAAGATAACTCAACAATAACAACAATGTTATATGATCATAAAATTGATAAATCTGAAAATGAAAATGTAGTAAACAATCCTAAATATGCTGAAACAGTTGCACATTTAAAATCAGTTTTACACACAAAATATCTTTCAAATATTGAAGGAAAATAA